The following DNA comes from Desulfobaculum xiamenense.
ACGTTGCGCTCGCGCATGCGCTCGGGCAAAAGCGATTCCGGAATGCGCGCCGGTTCCTCGATGAGGATATTGATGAGGTCCGTTCGGGTGAGCACGCCGATGACGTGGCCGTCCTCCACCACGGGAACCAGCCGCTGCCCCTGCCCCAGAATGATTTCCATGACGTTGTAGAGGTCGGAATCCGGGGGGACCGAGGCGTTGGAGCGCATGAGATAGTCCGTGGCCGGAGCGGAGCCGAGCCCGTGGGAGACGGCCTTGTCCGCGATCTGGTGTTCGAGGATGCCCTTGCACTCGCCGGTTTTCGGATCGACCACCGGGGCGGCCTTGAGCCCGAAGCGGGTCATGGTTTCGCTGGCCTGCGCGGTGGTGTGGTCGCTCTCGATGAGAATCGGCGGGTGCGACATGAGTTGGCGCACCACCTGCTGCGGGTTGATGTGCGAATAGAGCAGGGCGAAGAGCTCGTCCTTGACCTGCGAGGGCGTGCGGTCCTTGATGCTGGCCGAGGCCGCGGCGGCGTGCCCGCCTCCGCCGAAGGACGCGCAGATCAGCCCCACGTCCACATCCGGAATGCGCGAGCGGGCCACCATCTGGATGCGGTCATTCATCCGCGCCAGCGCGAAGAGCACGTGGATGTGCTCCATGTCGAGCATCTTGTGGGCCAACAGGGCGAAGTCGTTGACGTATTCCTCGGTGCTCACCTCGGTGATCACCACGGAGACGCCTTTGATCTCGTGGGTTTTGGCCGATTCGAGCATGGTGTTCAGCAGCGCGATCTGGTCGGAACTGAGGTCGCGGGTGATGAGGTCCGCGATGAAGGTGACGTCCATGCCCTGCGAGAGCAGCCACGACGCGGCGGCGAAATCCTGCGGGGTGGTGGAGTTGAAGGTGAAGGAGCCGGTGTCCTCGTAGATGCCGAGGCCGATGATGTTTGCCTCGTCGCGGTCGAGGGTGACGCCCCGCTTCATCAGTTCATGGCAGAGGATGGTTGCCGTGGAGCCCCAGTTCACCACGATGCCGTCACGGTGGACGACGTCGTCCTCGGAGTTGGGGTGATGGTCGTAGGCGTCTATGACGAGGTTCGGATTCTCGAAGACCTGTGCCACATGGTTCACGCGCGATTTCTGGCGCGTATCCACGACCACCAGCCGCGACACCGAGGAGAGGTCGATTTCCTTCACGCCACGGAAGTTGAACATGTACATGGCGCTCTGGATGTAGAAATTGCGCAGGTTCTTTTCCTGACTGCCGGGGAAGACGAGCGTCGCGTCCGGATACAGGCGGCTGGCGGCAATCATGGCTGCCAGCGCGTCGAAGTCCGCGTTCATGTGCGTGGTGATGATGGTCGGGGCCTTCAACCTGTTGGGCATGTATGATTCCTCGATGGCCGTACCCGTCGGCCGTTTGTCCCGTGTGTGGCGCGTGGTGCGCTAGGAGCGCGTTCGCATGTTCGAGCGGGGGTGGAACTGGCTGTGCATCCGCTTGAGCCGGCCGCTCTGCACGTGGGTGTAGATTTCCGTGGCGGTGATGTCCGCGTGGCCAAGCAGTATCTGCACCGTGCGCAGGTCCGCGCCGCCCTCCAGCAGGTGGGTGGCGAAGGAATGGCGGAAGGTGTGGGGCGAAATATCGCGCGTGATGCCCGCCTCCGTGGCGTAGCGCTTCACGCATTTCCACACGGCCTGCCGCGAAAGTCCCTTGCCCGATCGGTTCAGGAAGATGAAGTCCTCCTTGGGCGAGAACATGCTGCGCCAGTGGCGGAGATAGGTCTCCAGAAATTCCTGCGCGGCATAGTGGATGGGCACCAGCCGCTCCTTTGCGCCCTTGCCGAAGACCTTGAGCACGCCGACCTGCGGGTCGAAATCGAAAGGCTTGAGGCTTATGAGTTCCGACACGCGCAGCCCGCCTGCGTAGAGCAGTTCGAGCATCACCCTGTCGCGGAAGCCGAGCTTGTCCTCAAGGCGTGGGCGCTCCAGCAGCGCCGCCATTTCCTCCATGGAGAGCACTTCGGGCAGCTTGAGCGGGAGTTTCGGATTCTCTAGATATTGCGAAGGGTTGCCGTGCGCGAGACCTTCATCCTCCAGCCACGCGAAGAAGCCGCGCAGGGTGGAGAGGTGCCGGGCGAGGCTGCGGCTCGTCAGGCCCTTGCGGCGCATGTGGAAGAGGTAGAGCGAAAGGTCCTGCTGGCTCACGTCGCCAACGGCGGCGCGCTTGTCGTCCAGAAAGGCGGTGAACGCCGCGAGGTCCGCCTGATATGCGGCCAGCGAATTTTCCGAAAGCCCCCGGACCACGAGCAGATGTTCCAGATATGCATCGACCTGCGGATGCCCCCGGTCCGGGGAGGCGGGCGCATCCGGGCGCTTGGCGCAGGCGGTCATGTCATTGTCGGTATTCATCATATTCTCCAGTGATTGGGAGCGTACACGCAGGCACGGCTCTTCTCAAGCCGAAACACCACGGGCGGCGTTGACAGGGCGCGGGGCGGGCAGTTAGTTTGTGCGACTTTCCATTGGAAACGTATACAACTGGTCAACTCACCGAAGGAGACTTCCCGTGTCCGATTTCAAGCTCGCGCGTCGCGTGGCCGAACTGCCCCCGTACCTCTTTGCCCGCATTGACAAGGTGAAGAAGGAAGTTGCCGCACGAGGCGTGGACATCATCAGCCTCGGCATCGGCGATCCCGATCTGCCGACCCCCGACTTCATCATCGACGCCCTCTGCGAGGCCGCAAGGAAGCCGGTGAATCACCGCTATCCCGATTATGAAGGTCTTGAGTCCTTCCGCTCCTCCGTGGCCGGATGGTACGGCCGCCGCTTCGGCGTGGACCTCGACCCCAAGACCGAGGTCGTGAACCTCATCGGTTCCAAGGAAGGCATCGCCCATTTCGCGCTGGCCGTCACCGATCCCGGCGACGTGAACCTCGTCTGCTCGCCCAACTACCCCGTGTACCCCATCACCACCGATTTTGCGGGTGGCGAGACGGTCTTCATTCCCCAGCTGGAGGAGAACGGCTTCCTGCCCGATCTCGACTCCATCTCGCCGGAACTGTGGGAGCGCGCGAAGTCCATCTACGTGAATTTCCCGAACAACCCCACGGCGGCCATGGCCACGCCCGAGTTCTTCCGCAAGCTGGTGGAACGCGCCCGCGAGACCAACACCATCGTCCTGCACGATGCCGCCTACACGGAAATCTACTTCGACGAGAACAAGCGCCCCATGTCCATCCTTGAGATTCCGGGTGCCAAGGACGTGGCCGTGGAATTCCACTCCCTGTCCAAGACCTACAACATGACCGGCTGGCGTGTCGGCATGGCCGTGGGCAATCCGCAGCTCATCGGCGCGCTTGGCAACATCAAGACCAACGTGGACTCCGGCTGTTTCCAGGCCGTGCAGGAAGCCGCCATCGTCGCCATGGAAAAGGGCGACGCCCACGTGGCCGAAACCCGCAAGATCTACCGCCAGCGCCGCGATGTGATGGTCGAGGCCCTGCACAAGGCGGGCATTGAATGCCGCGTGCCGGACGCCACCATCTACCTGTGGGCCAAGGTTCCGGCCGGTTACACCTCCGCGCAGTTCGTGACCAAGGTCATCGAGGAGACGGGCGTGGTCATCACCCCCGGCAGCGGTTTCGGCGCGGCAGGCGAAGGCTTCTTCCGCATTTCGCTGACTGTGCCCACCGAAAGGCTTGAGGAGGCGGCATCACGCATCTCCAGCCTCTAATTCCGGCTTACGTCTGCCTCGGCTCGAACCTTGGCGACACGGAAGGGAATCTCGCCCACGCCATCGAGCGACTGGGCGAGGTTCCCGGTTTGACTGTGGACGCGGTCTCCGCCGTCTATTTCACCGAGCCGCAGGACGTGAAGAATCAGCCGTGGTTTGCCAACCGCGTTGCCCGCGTGCTATGCGAGGGCAAGATTTCGCCGCAGGGGCTTCTGGACGAGCTCCTCCGCGTGGAGGCCGAACTCGGCCGCGTGCGCGGGGAGGGCGTGGTCCGTTTCGGCCCGCGCGTCATCGACCTTGATCTGCTCCTTTACGGCGATGCGGTCATGGAAACCGAAACCCTGACGCTGCCGCATCCGCGCATGCGCCAACGCGCCTTCGTGCTGGTGCCGCTGGCGGATGTGGCCCCCGATCTGCGATTTCCCGATGGAGACACGCTACGCGACGCGCTCGCACGGCTGTCGTACAGGGTCGACAACTTCAGAATCTGGCAGGATTAGCCGCCCGCAGCCTCGGCCGCGGGCGGCCTCCACGTCGGCTCAACCTCCAACGTCTCGGCCCGCAAGGGCGGAAGGTGAACCATGCTCAAGATCATCGTGCCCATCGTCTGCGCATTCCTGCTGTTCAAGATGCTCAAGGGCGACCAGAAGAAGAAAGTCGCCAAGGAAAACAAGGACATGGAGCGCATGGCCGAGACCGGCGAGACCGTGAAGGACCCGGTGTGCGGCGCGTATGTTCCGCATGATGCGAGCATCCGGGTGAAGGACGCCGACGGCGTGCATTGCTTCTGTAGCTACGAGTGCCGCGACGCCTACCTGCGCAGGCTCGAATCCGTCGACGTCACGAACGAATAAGCGTTTGAAAAGGCGAGGTCTTGTGCTAGGTTGGGAAAAATTCCGCGTTTTCCCAACCTCCCAAGGAGCTTGCGCATGCGCTTTTTCATCGACACTGCCAACCTTGCGGAAATTCGCGAGGCAAAGGCATACGGTCTCATCGACGGCGTAACCACCAATCCGTCCCTCTTTTCGAAGGAATCCGAGAACTGGCGCACCCTGGCCGACAAGATCTGCCACGAGGTGGATGGGCCGGTCAGCCTTGAAGTCGTGGGCACCACCGCCGAGGACATGGTCCGCGAGGCGCGTGATCTCGCGGGCATCGCGCCCAACGTCGTGGTCAAGATTCCCATGCTCATGGAAGGCCTGAAGGCCGTCCGCCAGCTCTCGGAAGAGGGCATTTCCACCAATGTGACGCTGTGCTTCTCGCCGTCGCAAGCCCTTTTGGCCGCCAAGGCCGGGGCGACCTACATC
Coding sequences within:
- a CDS encoding transcriptional regulator; the protein is MLKIIVPIVCAFLLFKMLKGDQKKKVAKENKDMERMAETGETVKDPVCGAYVPHDASIRVKDADGVHCFCSYECRDAYLRRLESVDVTNE
- the xerD gene encoding site-specific tyrosine recombinase XerD — its product is MMNTDNDMTACAKRPDAPASPDRGHPQVDAYLEHLLVVRGLSENSLAAYQADLAAFTAFLDDKRAAVGDVSQQDLSLYLFHMRRKGLTSRSLARHLSTLRGFFAWLEDEGLAHGNPSQYLENPKLPLKLPEVLSMEEMAALLERPRLEDKLGFRDRVMLELLYAGGLRVSELISLKPFDFDPQVGVLKVFGKGAKERLVPIHYAAQEFLETYLRHWRSMFSPKEDFIFLNRSGKGLSRQAVWKCVKRYATEAGITRDISPHTFRHSFATHLLEGGADLRTVQILLGHADITATEIYTHVQSGRLKRMHSQFHPRSNMRTRS
- a CDS encoding CBS domain-containing protein, translated to MPNRLKAPTIITTHMNADFDALAAMIAASRLYPDATLVFPGSQEKNLRNFYIQSAMYMFNFRGVKEIDLSSVSRLVVVDTRQKSRVNHVAQVFENPNLVIDAYDHHPNSEDDVVHRDGIVVNWGSTATILCHELMKRGVTLDRDEANIIGLGIYEDTGSFTFNSTTPQDFAAASWLLSQGMDVTFIADLITRDLSSDQIALLNTMLESAKTHEIKGVSVVITEVSTEEYVNDFALLAHKMLDMEHIHVLFALARMNDRIQMVARSRIPDVDVGLICASFGGGGHAAAASASIKDRTPSQVKDELFALLYSHINPQQVVRQLMSHPPILIESDHTTAQASETMTRFGLKAAPVVDPKTGECKGILEHQIADKAVSHGLGSAPATDYLMRSNASVPPDSDLYNVMEIILGQGQRLVPVVEDGHVIGVLTRTDLINILIEEPARIPESLLPERMRERNVRIMLRDRLPRELFNILLRAGELARDVGMEAYAVGGFIRDILLNTPNSDLDLVVEGDGIAFARTLAQSMGGRVRAHHKFRTAVVILENGQRIDVATARLEYYEYPAALPTVELSSIKMDLYRRDFTINALAVQLNPANFGKLVDFFGAQRDIKNRVVRVLHSLSFVEDPTRILRAIRFAKRYNFRIGGQTDRLIRNAMQLDMIPKLSGSRIFHELNLIFEEEHAVDCLRQMRDYRLLEAIHPLLTLTPAQENLLEEIEKVRDWYRLLYLDEKPRNWMIYLLAVFNGMPEEDILSVCTRLNLTKRQSSDILTLRTQTNETVYRFKMWRHRGGPVSELFFMLEMLPLEGLLFFMSRYNQEEVRKSLSMYLTQLKGMELDVSGRDLKGMGLEPGPLYGEILRKLRAAMLDGQATCRDDQLALARRLAKDQRYIGLDAAPR
- the folK gene encoding 2-amino-4-hydroxy-6-hydroxymethyldihydropteridine diphosphokinase; the encoded protein is MPAYVCLGSNLGDTEGNLAHAIERLGEVPGLTVDAVSAVYFTEPQDVKNQPWFANRVARVLCEGKISPQGLLDELLRVEAELGRVRGEGVVRFGPRVIDLDLLLYGDAVMETETLTLPHPRMRQRAFVLVPLADVAPDLRFPDGDTLRDALARLSYRVDNFRIWQD
- the fsa gene encoding fructose-6-phosphate aldolase; amino-acid sequence: MRFFIDTANLAEIREAKAYGLIDGVTTNPSLFSKESENWRTLADKICHEVDGPVSLEVVGTTAEDMVREARDLAGIAPNVVVKIPMLMEGLKAVRQLSEEGISTNVTLCFSPSQALLAAKAGATYISPFVGRLDDTSSDGMELVNQIITIYRNYGFKTQVLVASVRNPIHIVQAALMGADVATIPFKVLNRLSRHPLTDAGLTQFLEDWKKTPGAQG
- a CDS encoding LL-diaminopimelate aminotransferase — translated: MSDFKLARRVAELPPYLFARIDKVKKEVAARGVDIISLGIGDPDLPTPDFIIDALCEAARKPVNHRYPDYEGLESFRSSVAGWYGRRFGVDLDPKTEVVNLIGSKEGIAHFALAVTDPGDVNLVCSPNYPVYPITTDFAGGETVFIPQLEENGFLPDLDSISPELWERAKSIYVNFPNNPTAAMATPEFFRKLVERARETNTIVLHDAAYTEIYFDENKRPMSILEIPGAKDVAVEFHSLSKTYNMTGWRVGMAVGNPQLIGALGNIKTNVDSGCFQAVQEAAIVAMEKGDAHVAETRKIYRQRRDVMVEALHKAGIECRVPDATIYLWAKVPAGYTSAQFVTKVIEETGVVITPGSGFGAAGEGFFRISLTVPTERLEEAASRISSL